One window of Thermacetogenium phaeum DSM 12270 genomic DNA carries:
- a CDS encoding DUF763 domain-containing protein: MRTGYVDLPLHGGQCPPWLFERMTRLGRSIIILLVRDQGTAGVLQKLADPFWFQALGCLLGFDWHSSGLTTTVCGALKEGLRGLERELGLFIAGGKGKRSLKTPQDIITYVDRYALPAKAEKLVYASKMSAKVDNTAVQDGYQLYHHTFIFTSKGDWAVIQQGMNPDSRRARRYHWLGSRVTDFVNEPQNAICCDRREQKVLNLVDRKSADTRQMIASLSCAAPVEIAREYRSLIMPYRHSLGPGDIQPQSLERILLKTYERQPDSFEAVLTIPGVGPKTIRALSLISELAYGARPSYQDPAKYSFAHGGKDGYPYPVDRKIYDQSISILEQAIKDAKIGREEKLEAFKRLRFITGEKKKP, from the coding sequence GTGCGCACCGGATATGTGGACCTTCCCCTGCACGGCGGGCAGTGTCCCCCGTGGCTTTTCGAACGCATGACCAGGCTGGGGCGTTCCATCATCATCCTGCTCGTCCGCGACCAGGGTACAGCAGGCGTGCTGCAGAAGCTGGCCGACCCCTTCTGGTTCCAGGCCCTCGGCTGCCTGCTCGGTTTTGACTGGCACTCCTCCGGCCTCACCACCACCGTCTGCGGTGCCCTCAAGGAGGGGCTGCGCGGTTTAGAAAGGGAGCTCGGTCTCTTCATCGCCGGCGGGAAGGGAAAAAGATCCCTGAAAACACCCCAGGACATCATAACTTACGTCGATCGATACGCTCTGCCGGCTAAGGCAGAAAAACTCGTCTACGCCAGCAAAATGAGCGCCAAGGTGGACAACACAGCCGTCCAGGACGGGTACCAGCTCTACCATCATACCTTCATTTTTACAAGCAAAGGCGACTGGGCGGTGATCCAGCAGGGAATGAACCCCGATAGCAGACGCGCCCGCCGCTACCACTGGCTGGGAAGCAGGGTCACCGATTTCGTCAACGAGCCGCAGAACGCCATCTGCTGCGACCGGAGGGAGCAAAAGGTTTTAAACCTGGTCGACCGAAAAAGTGCAGACACCCGCCAGATGATCGCCTCACTGAGCTGCGCCGCTCCTGTCGAAATAGCAAGAGAATACAGGAGCTTAATCATGCCCTACCGCCACTCCCTTGGCCCTGGGGACATCCAGCCGCAAAGCCTGGAGCGTATCCTGCTCAAAACGTATGAGCGGCAGCCGGACAGCTTTGAAGCCGTGCTCACCATACCCGGAGTGGGCCCGAAAACCATCCGTGCCCTTTCCCTGATCTCCGAACTGGCCTACGGCGCCCGGCCCAGCTATCAAGACCCGGCAAAATACAGCTTCGCCCACGGTGGAAAAGACGGCTACCCCTACCCGGTCGACAGGAAGATCTACGACCAGTCGATCTCTATCCTGGAACAGGCCATCAAAGATGCCAAAATCGGGAGGGAGGAGAAGCTCGAGGCTTTCAAAAGGCTTCGCTTCATCACCGGAGAGAAAAAGAAGCCCTAA
- a CDS encoding CooT family nickel-binding protein: protein MCEAHAYLRRGDREELIFENVDKVEPQNDCLLLENIFGQRKMVKARIKELALVDHKIILEEE from the coding sequence ATGTGTGAGGCCCATGCTTACCTGCGCCGGGGCGATCGAGAGGAACTGATTTTTGAAAACGTTGATAAGGTCGAGCCGCAGAATGACTGTCTCCTCCTGGAGAACATTTTCGGCCAACGGAAAATGGTTAAAGCCCGGATCAAGGAACTGGCCCTGGTGGACCACAAAATTATCCTGGAAGAAGAATAA
- a CDS encoding DUF3842 family protein — MRIAVVDGQGGGIGRLITEQARKALPPETEIIALGTNAIATSLMLKAGANEGASGENAVVQNADEVDVIVGPLGIILAHSMRGELTAKMAEAIAKSKAQKFLLPLTLSKVEVIGVEPEPLPHQVEKLINRLKELAEVKKDV, encoded by the coding sequence ATGAGGATCGCCGTTGTTGACGGGCAGGGAGGGGGTATCGGGCGCCTGATCACCGAGCAGGCAAGGAAAGCCCTTCCCCCGGAAACCGAGATTATTGCTCTCGGTACCAATGCCATCGCTACCTCCCTGATGCTCAAGGCAGGAGCCAACGAAGGGGCAAGCGGAGAGAACGCGGTTGTGCAGAACGCCGATGAGGTTGACGTAATCGTTGGGCCCTTAGGTATTATTCTCGCCCATTCCATGCGGGGAGAGCTGACGGCGAAGATGGCCGAAGCCATCGCCAAAAGCAAGGCGCAGAAGTTCCTTTTACCTCTGACACTTTCCAAGGTGGAAGTCATCGGCGTAGAACCGGAACCCTTACCGCATCAGGTTGAAAAGCTTATCAACAGATTGAAAGAATTAGCGGAGGTGAAGAAAGATGTGTGA
- a CDS encoding PDGLE domain-containing protein: protein MRREIWFLLILALALALFLSPFASSFPDGLERVAEDHGFIEQGEGQEVIHSPIPDYALPGIANEKVATALAGIIGTLLTLAAAYGIACLLKSRPAPEKEIERPQSSAK from the coding sequence ATGCGCAGAGAAATCTGGTTTTTATTGATACTTGCGCTGGCGCTCGCCCTCTTTCTCAGCCCCTTCGCCTCCTCCTTCCCGGACGGCCTGGAGAGGGTGGCCGAGGACCACGGTTTTATCGAGCAGGGGGAAGGGCAAGAGGTTATCCACTCCCCCATACCTGATTATGCCCTACCGGGGATAGCCAATGAAAAGGTGGCCACAGCCCTGGCGGGAATAATCGGTACACTGCTCACCCTGGCAGCTGCCTACGGCATTGCCTGCCTGCTGAAAAGCCGTCCGGCTCCGGAAAAAGAGATTGAACGGCCGCAAAGCAGCGCCAAGTAA
- a CDS encoding energy-coupling factor ABC transporter permease, producing the protein MHIPDGFLDPKTWGTAWVLGGASIGYAVTKTKERLQERQVPFMGVMAAFIFAAQMINFPIAMGTSGHLLGAVLAAVTLGPWAASIIMATILALQAFIFLDGGVTALGANILNMAVIGVFAGYGTYLLIQRAWPNRTGTLVGTFVASWVSVVLASAACAVELAISGMAPFNAVFPAMLGWHVLIGIGEAVITTAVVSYLTQVRPDLVHQTAKA; encoded by the coding sequence ATGCACATACCCGACGGTTTTCTAGATCCCAAAACCTGGGGGACTGCCTGGGTCCTCGGTGGTGCTTCAATAGGTTATGCAGTTACAAAAACAAAAGAGAGGCTTCAGGAGAGGCAGGTGCCTTTTATGGGGGTCATGGCCGCATTTATCTTCGCGGCCCAGATGATCAATTTTCCCATTGCCATGGGAACATCCGGACACCTGCTGGGAGCAGTGCTGGCAGCGGTAACGTTGGGCCCCTGGGCGGCAAGTATCATAATGGCCACCATACTCGCTCTGCAAGCATTCATCTTCCTTGACGGCGGAGTGACAGCCCTGGGAGCGAATATCCTTAATATGGCGGTAATCGGTGTTTTTGCCGGGTACGGTACTTACCTGTTGATCCAGCGGGCCTGGCCGAACCGGACGGGAACGCTGGTGGGGACCTTCGTGGCTTCCTGGGTATCTGTCGTGCTGGCTTCCGCCGCCTGCGCAGTAGAGCTTGCCATTTCCGGGATGGCTCCCTTCAATGCCGTGTTCCCCGCCATGCTGGGCTGGCATGTTCTCATCGGGATCGGAGAAGCGGTTATTACTACTGCCGTCGTCAGCTACCTTACCCAGGTGCGGCCGGACCTGGTCCATCAAACCGCAAAAGCGTGA
- a CDS encoding C-GCAxxG-C-C family (seleno)protein yields MNKNIDIQKIEEKAADYYRRGDFYCSEAIVKAIKDEFQLPLPDEVIAMASGFPVGIGGAGCTCGAVAGGVMALGMFFGRSVPGDPGVQKAMELSKELHDTFKSWHKSTCCRILTKGMELGSSQHMEQCIAFTGEVAREAARLILKGLRE; encoded by the coding sequence TTGAACAAGAACATCGATATTCAGAAGATCGAAGAAAAAGCGGCGGATTACTACCGCCGGGGGGACTTTTACTGTTCAGAAGCCATTGTGAAAGCCATCAAGGATGAATTCCAGCTGCCGCTGCCGGATGAGGTGATCGCCATGGCTTCCGGTTTCCCGGTGGGCATAGGCGGAGCGGGATGCACCTGTGGAGCCGTGGCAGGAGGCGTCATGGCCCTGGGAATGTTCTTCGGGCGGTCAGTTCCCGGGGATCCAGGAGTTCAAAAAGCCATGGAGCTGTCCAAGGAACTGCATGATACCTTTAAGAGCTGGCATAAGAGCACCTGCTGCCGCATACTGACGAAAGGGATGGAACTGGGCTCCTCCCAACATATGGAGCAGTGCATTGCTTTTACAGGGGAAGTCGCCCGAGAAGCAGCCCGGCTCATATTAAAAGGACTGCGGGAATAA
- a CDS encoding aminotransferase class V-fold PLP-dependent enzyme produces the protein MNDIYLDNAATSWPKPESVYRAVDHFNRKLGASPGRGSHRRSVISGQILLETRESLARLFNIKDSSRIAFTVNVTEAINIALKGLLEPGDHVVISSMEHNAVVRPLHALKDKGVELTVVRCSPDGTLDPSLLEQALTLRTRLVCLLHASNITGTIMPVAEVGRIVRRKGILFMVDAAQSAGVLPVDVEEQNIDLLAFTGHKGLLGPQGTGGLYIRPGLDVRPLVEGGTGSQSERVDQPDFMPDRFESGTPNTPGIAGLNAGVQFIQETGLEKIRQHEQELTDALIQGLREIKGVILYGPCDSRRQTAVVSFNIEDRDCGEVSFLLDQKYGIQSRSGLHCAPLAHRTMGTLKRGACRLSPGFFNTMEDIHKVIKAVYEIATSG, from the coding sequence ATGAACGATATTTATTTGGACAACGCAGCAACATCCTGGCCGAAGCCGGAATCTGTCTACAGGGCAGTGGATCACTTCAACCGCAAATTAGGAGCCAGCCCTGGCCGGGGGAGCCACCGCCGGTCCGTAATCTCCGGGCAGATTCTCCTGGAGACAAGGGAATCCCTGGCCAGGTTGTTTAATATCAAGGACAGTTCCCGCATCGCCTTCACGGTCAACGTCACCGAAGCCATCAACATCGCCCTGAAAGGTCTGCTGGAGCCGGGCGACCACGTTGTCATCAGCAGCATGGAGCACAACGCCGTTGTCCGTCCGCTGCACGCCCTGAAAGATAAAGGGGTGGAACTTACCGTCGTCCGGTGTTCACCAGACGGCACCCTCGATCCCTCTCTCCTGGAGCAGGCACTGACGTTGCGGACGCGCCTCGTGTGCCTGCTCCATGCTTCCAATATTACCGGCACCATCATGCCTGTTGCCGAGGTGGGGAGGATTGTCCGCCGGAAAGGAATACTGTTCATGGTAGATGCCGCCCAATCGGCGGGTGTGCTGCCGGTAGACGTGGAGGAGCAGAACATCGACCTCCTGGCTTTTACCGGCCACAAGGGGCTGTTGGGACCTCAGGGCACCGGAGGCCTGTACATCAGGCCGGGGCTGGATGTCCGGCCGCTTGTCGAGGGGGGAACCGGGTCACAATCGGAGCGGGTTGATCAGCCCGATTTCATGCCCGACAGGTTTGAGAGCGGAACCCCCAATACACCGGGGATAGCCGGTCTGAACGCCGGCGTGCAGTTCATCCAAGAAACGGGCCTGGAGAAGATCCGCCAACACGAACAGGAACTGACCGACGCCTTAATCCAGGGGTTACGCGAAATCAAAGGTGTAATTCTGTACGGTCCCTGCGACAGCCGACGGCAGACGGCAGTGGTTTCTTTCAATATCGAGGACAGGGACTGCGGCGAGGTGAGTTTCCTCCTGGATCAGAAGTACGGAATCCAAAGCAGGTCCGGACTGCACTGCGCCCCCCTGGCGCACCGGACCATGGGAACCCTGAAAAGGGGTGCCTGCCGCCTCAGCCCCGGCTTCTTCAATACCATGGAGGATATCCATAAAGTCATTAAGGCTGTTTATGAGATTGCCACTTCCGGCTAG
- a CDS encoding selenium metabolism-associated LysR family transcriptional regulator: MNLSWLQTFIYIVEKKSLTRAARALHLTQPAVSKQLNSLERYYGVPLLYRTSRHLEVTEAGKIVYEYSKKIMETLTASLNDVKALDKTIQGNLLLGASTIPGEYILPAALQRFQELYPQVRARLEIGDSTEIGNLILDGGVEAGIIGADLKNPMLKQEVILQDELVVIAPPHHPLAGRKTITIKDFVQEQVVVREKGSGTRLVIENRLKEKGISPERLNIKLEMGSTEAVVNAVAAGLGISLVSHFAVKKRIQVGELVMLRIEDFPPQRDIFFVSRQNQMLSPPMKTFYAFLKDYFNTH; the protein is encoded by the coding sequence ATGAATCTATCATGGCTGCAGACTTTTATTTATATTGTCGAGAAAAAAAGCCTGACCAGAGCAGCGCGTGCCCTGCACCTCACCCAACCGGCCGTCAGCAAGCAGCTGAACTCCCTGGAAAGGTACTACGGTGTACCCCTGCTTTACCGCACGAGCCGCCACTTAGAGGTAACCGAGGCAGGCAAAATCGTCTACGAATACAGCAAGAAGATCATGGAGACGCTCACGGCGAGCCTCAACGATGTTAAGGCTTTGGACAAGACCATCCAGGGGAACCTGCTTCTAGGCGCCAGCACCATTCCCGGGGAATACATCCTGCCCGCAGCGCTCCAGCGTTTTCAGGAGCTCTATCCCCAGGTCAGAGCCAGGCTGGAGATCGGCGACAGCACGGAGATAGGAAATCTCATCCTGGACGGTGGAGTTGAGGCGGGAATAATCGGAGCGGATCTGAAGAATCCGATGTTGAAACAGGAGGTGATCCTCCAGGATGAACTGGTGGTGATCGCCCCGCCCCATCACCCCTTGGCCGGCCGGAAAACGATCACCATAAAAGATTTTGTACAGGAACAGGTAGTGGTACGGGAAAAGGGCTCCGGAACACGGCTGGTCATCGAAAACAGGTTAAAAGAAAAAGGCATTTCCCCGGAGAGGTTGAATATTAAGCTGGAGATGGGAAGCACCGAAGCCGTTGTCAATGCCGTGGCGGCAGGGCTGGGTATTTCCCTGGTATCTCACTTCGCAGTCAAGAAGCGCATTCAGGTGGGGGAACTGGTGATGCTGCGCATCGAGGATTTCCCGCCGCAGAGGGATATCTTCTTTGTTTCCCGCCAGAATCAGATGCTAAGCCCTCCCATGAAGACCTTTTACGCTTTTCTCAAAGACTACTTCAACACACACTAA
- the aroF gene encoding 3-deoxy-7-phosphoheptulonate synthase, translating to MIIVMEASATRREIEAVCAKLVQEGFSVHLSEGVARTIIGVIGDRTRAMGLALEAMPGVEKAIPVLNPFKLVSREFRQENTIVSINGRVLGGNEVHLIAGPCSVESREQLLETAWAVKEAGATLLRGGAFKPRTSPYSFQGLEEAGLEILAEARERTGLPVVTEVVDPRFVSLVGSYADVLQIGARNMQNYFLLKEVAKVKKPVLLKRGPSATVEEWLMAAEYIMLGGNDQIILCERGIRTFETFTRNTLDLSAVPVVKRLSHLPVIVDPSHGTGKWWLVQPMAQAAIAAGADGLMVEVHPDPGEALSDGKQSLTPENFRNLVASVKEIAVAVGRRLSNTVAGEQLPK from the coding sequence ATGATTATTGTCATGGAGGCGTCGGCTACCAGGCGGGAAATCGAAGCGGTTTGTGCAAAACTGGTCCAGGAGGGGTTTTCGGTCCATCTTTCAGAGGGAGTTGCCAGAACCATCATCGGTGTCATCGGAGACAGAACCAGGGCCATGGGTTTGGCGCTGGAGGCCATGCCGGGGGTGGAAAAGGCAATTCCCGTCTTAAATCCTTTTAAACTCGTCAGCCGGGAGTTCCGGCAGGAAAACACCATCGTCAGTATTAACGGGCGGGTTCTGGGCGGCAACGAGGTGCACTTGATCGCCGGGCCGTGTTCTGTAGAGTCGAGGGAGCAGCTTTTGGAAACCGCCTGGGCGGTCAAGGAGGCAGGTGCTACCCTGTTGAGGGGGGGTGCCTTTAAGCCCCGTACATCACCGTATTCTTTTCAGGGGCTTGAAGAGGCCGGCCTGGAGATCCTTGCCGAGGCCCGGGAAAGAACCGGTCTCCCTGTTGTGACCGAAGTAGTAGACCCGCGTTTTGTGAGCCTTGTCGGATCGTATGCGGATGTGCTACAGATCGGGGCGAGAAACATGCAGAATTACTTTCTGCTCAAAGAGGTCGCTAAGGTGAAGAAGCCGGTTTTGCTGAAAAGGGGACCGTCTGCCACAGTTGAAGAATGGTTGATGGCGGCTGAATATATTATGCTCGGAGGGAACGATCAAATAATCCTTTGCGAGAGGGGCATCAGAACCTTCGAGACTTTTACCCGCAACACTCTGGATCTCAGTGCAGTTCCCGTCGTCAAACGCCTGTCCCACCTTCCTGTGATCGTTGACCCCAGCCACGGTACAGGAAAGTGGTGGCTGGTTCAGCCTATGGCCCAGGCGGCAATTGCGGCCGGAGCGGATGGTCTGATGGTGGAGGTGCATCCGGATCCCGGTGAGGCCCTGTCGGATGGAAAGCAGTCCCTGACCCCCGAGAATTTTCGAAACCTTGTGGCATCAGTTAAAGAGATTGCTGTAGCAGTCGGGCGCAGGCTATCGAATACTGTTGCCGGGGAGCAGTTGCCCAAATGA
- a CDS encoding prephenate dehydrogenase — protein MKKVAIIGLGVIGGSLGMALGATGRYHVIGIDRDPEALRMAAETGAAAEVTGDACTGVRQADVVFLAVPVTAIMEMAEVIKDSLPPRAVVTDVGSTKRLVVETLEKYFSGRFVGGHPMTGSEIRGIRGADQYLFENAVYVLTPDSRTDTQALEMVRAVVEDTGARVLCVSPEEHDLMVAAVSHLPHLLAVSLMNLAAGVAAEHPETLTLAAGGFRDLTRIASSHSSMWRDVYATNRRNIVEVSRRLRSYLKTIEESLLREDFDAVVAEMQRARRERERIPLRTRGLLPAIYEVMVTIPDRPGSIAEVSTAIAAEGLNIVDIEIVRVREGDGGTLRVAFKKSEEADLAQRVLKERGFVARRR, from the coding sequence ATGAAGAAGGTGGCCATCATTGGTTTAGGCGTGATCGGCGGTTCGCTGGGGATGGCGCTCGGGGCAACCGGAAGATACCATGTGATTGGGATTGACAGAGACCCTGAAGCCCTCCGAATGGCGGCTGAAACCGGGGCGGCTGCCGAGGTGACGGGGGATGCTTGTACCGGGGTCCGGCAGGCGGATGTGGTTTTTTTGGCTGTGCCAGTAACCGCGATCATGGAAATGGCAGAAGTGATTAAGGATAGCCTACCCCCTAGAGCCGTTGTGACGGATGTTGGAAGCACAAAGCGGCTCGTCGTCGAGACCCTGGAGAAGTATTTCTCGGGGCGGTTCGTGGGAGGGCATCCGATGACCGGTTCTGAGATCAGAGGAATCAGGGGAGCTGACCAGTACCTCTTTGAAAATGCGGTCTATGTGCTGACGCCTGATTCTCGTACAGACACTCAGGCTCTGGAGATGGTAAGAGCTGTGGTGGAGGATACAGGGGCGCGGGTTCTTTGTGTCTCACCGGAGGAGCATGACCTGATGGTGGCTGCGGTCAGCCACCTGCCGCACCTCTTGGCGGTTTCTTTGATGAATCTGGCTGCCGGGGTTGCTGCCGAGCATCCGGAGACGTTGACTCTGGCAGCGGGGGGGTTTCGTGACCTTACCCGTATTGCCTCCAGCCATTCATCGATGTGGCGTGATGTGTATGCTACCAATCGAAGGAATATCGTGGAGGTCAGCCGGAGGCTGCGGAGCTATCTGAAGACAATAGAAGAGAGCTTGCTTCGGGAGGATTTTGACGCCGTAGTAGCAGAAATGCAAAGGGCACGGCGGGAGCGGGAGAGGATACCTCTTCGAACAAGGGGTCTGCTCCCGGCGATCTATGAGGTAATGGTCACGATTCCGGACCGGCCGGGGAGCATCGCCGAGGTGTCCACGGCGATAGCAGCTGAGGGATTGAACATTGTTGATATTGAGATCGTCAGAGTCAGAGAGGGGGATGGAGGTACCCTCAGGGTGGCGTTTAAAAAGAGCGAGGAAGCGGATTTGGCTCAGCGGGTCTTAAAGGAACGGGGTTTTGTCGCCAGAAGGCGTTAG
- a CDS encoding DUF3343 domain-containing protein produces the protein MADGGGSFAVTVFTFPSTHYALKAEKICQEAGVKALLIPLPRDIRADCGLALILRPAMRLRAEELLKGQDVRWDGVHQLAGEGRQGRMWKNLLADPGEGE, from the coding sequence ATGGCAGATGGCGGCGGCTCTTTTGCGGTGACTGTTTTTACCTTTCCTTCAACGCACTATGCCCTTAAAGCGGAGAAGATCTGCCAGGAGGCCGGTGTGAAGGCGTTGTTGATACCCCTTCCCAGGGATATCAGAGCTGACTGCGGTTTAGCCCTGATCCTGCGCCCGGCAATGCGCCTCCGGGCCGAGGAACTGCTGAAGGGCCAGGATGTCCGTTGGGATGGCGTGCATCAATTGGCAGGGGAGGGTAGACAGGGGCGGATGTGGAAGAATTTGCTCGCCGACCCCGGAGAAGGCGAATGA
- a CDS encoding epoxyqueuosine reductase produces MKEIEELIREGIKETVRGFGGKTVYRAPLIGFASADNPGFGKLSAVAGRGHLRPQDLLPGARSVVAFFLPFSEELVLRHKKHPFISREWAEAYIETNRLIAAICQHLCEELRRAGVDAAWQQPTHNFDPVSLASRWSHKHVAYLCGLGTFGLHTMLITDSGCAGRLGSLVVSAELQETPSPQMEYCLYRRGLVCNYCIRACPVGALEKDGLDKQECYRCLLRADGYYNDLGLSDVCGKCATGPCALSVPP; encoded by the coding sequence ATGAAGGAGATTGAAGAGCTGATTAGAGAGGGGATTAAGGAAACCGTCCGGGGCTTTGGCGGCAAAACCGTCTATCGCGCTCCCCTGATCGGATTTGCCAGTGCCGATAACCCCGGTTTTGGAAAGCTCTCCGCTGTTGCCGGAAGAGGGCACCTGCGTCCGCAGGACCTCCTTCCCGGAGCCCGCTCTGTGGTAGCCTTTTTTCTGCCTTTTTCGGAAGAGCTGGTACTCCGGCACAAGAAGCACCCCTTTATCAGCAGGGAGTGGGCGGAGGCCTATATCGAGACCAACCGCCTTATTGCTGCTATCTGTCAGCACCTTTGTGAGGAGCTCAGAAGAGCGGGGGTGGATGCGGCCTGGCAGCAGCCGACCCATAACTTTGATCCGGTTTCTTTGGCATCTCGCTGGTCGCATAAGCATGTGGCCTATCTGTGCGGTTTGGGAACTTTCGGGTTACACACCATGCTGATTACCGATTCTGGTTGTGCCGGACGGCTGGGAAGCCTTGTCGTAAGCGCCGAGCTGCAGGAAACCCCTTCTCCCCAAATGGAGTACTGTTTATACCGGCGCGGGTTAGTTTGCAACTACTGTATCCGGGCCTGCCCCGTCGGTGCCCTGGAGAAGGATGGGCTGGACAAACAAGAGTGCTATCGCTGCCTTCTGAGAGCGGACGGTTACTACAATGACCTTGGTCTCTCCGATGTTTGCGGAAAGTGCGCCACGGGTCCCTGTGCCCTATCGGTACCGCCCTGA
- a CDS encoding CCA tRNA nucleotidyltransferase, with the protein MELVLPEEVRDACRLLNRHRKQAFVVGGGIRDLVLGMQPQDWDLATDARPREVERIFGGAGFRVVPTGVKYGTVTVYMNDLPLEITTFRVESNYSDFRRPSQVNFVADVKADLGRRDFTINALAYDPLRYHLCDPYHGMRDLIKEIIRAVGDAEERFSEDPLRMLRAVRFAAELGFSIDEKTKHAIIRNAELLNRISAERIRDELNRLLLAPHFQRGLEYLLEFGLLFVIFPELKEGWLFSQYHPSHRYTVLAHTMEAMRYTPPILKVRLAVLLHDVAKPRCFSRGDDGRGHFYGHALAGAEMAEQIMRRLHYSKRLIRDVVVLVREHMLALEMGPAAQRRLVARVGKELLPHLLSVRRADILAHSLKQVVRSLDEYDVFIGRLEKTLAEKIPLVMRDLAVSGRDIMEATAVPPGPLVGKILRKLWEEVLDDPHCNSREYLLERAKRILERDDAGRGAG; encoded by the coding sequence ATGGAGCTAGTACTACCGGAAGAGGTGCGGGATGCCTGTCGCCTTCTTAACAGACACCGGAAACAGGCCTTCGTCGTGGGCGGCGGTATCAGGGATCTGGTTTTGGGGATGCAGCCCCAGGATTGGGACCTGGCCACCGATGCCCGCCCCCGGGAAGTGGAGCGGATTTTTGGAGGGGCCGGTTTCCGGGTGGTTCCTACCGGGGTAAAGTACGGCACAGTAACCGTCTATATGAATGACCTCCCTCTGGAGATCACAACCTTTCGGGTAGAGTCGAACTACAGCGATTTTCGCCGGCCCTCTCAGGTTAACTTTGTGGCCGACGTTAAGGCCGATCTGGGCAGGCGGGATTTTACGATCAATGCTCTTGCCTACGACCCTCTGCGTTATCACCTTTGCGATCCCTATCATGGGATGCGCGACCTGATAAAGGAGATCATCAGGGCTGTCGGAGATGCTGAAGAGCGCTTCTCCGAGGACCCGCTGCGGATGCTGAGGGCGGTGAGGTTCGCTGCTGAACTGGGATTTTCTATCGATGAGAAAACCAAACATGCCATTATCAGGAATGCCGAACTCCTGAACAGGATATCGGCGGAACGCATCAGGGACGAATTAAACCGCCTTCTGTTGGCCCCGCATTTTCAGAGGGGTTTGGAGTACTTATTGGAATTCGGCCTTCTGTTTGTAATTTTTCCGGAGTTGAAAGAGGGGTGGCTCTTCAGCCAGTACCATCCTTCCCATCGGTATACGGTTCTGGCCCACACCATGGAGGCGATGCGCTATACGCCGCCGATTTTAAAGGTGCGGCTGGCGGTTCTGTTGCACGACGTGGCCAAACCGCGCTGTTTCAGCAGAGGTGATGACGGCAGAGGGCACTTTTACGGCCATGCTTTGGCCGGGGCCGAGATGGCGGAGCAGATTATGCGCAGGCTGCACTACAGTAAAAGATTGATCAGAGATGTGGTAGTGCTGGTAAGAGAGCACATGCTGGCCCTGGAGATGGGGCCGGCAGCTCAGCGCCGGTTGGTTGCCCGCGTGGGAAAAGAACTGCTTCCCCATCTCTTGAGTGTGCGGCGGGCCGACATTTTAGCCCACAGCCTGAAGCAGGTGGTGCGTTCCCTGGATGAGTATGACGTTTTTATTGGGCGTCTGGAGAAAACGCTGGCCGAAAAGATTCCTCTGGTAATGAGGGATCTGGCCGTCAGCGGCAGAGATATCATGGAGGCAACGGCAGTCCCCCCGGGCCCCCTGGTGGGAAAAATCCTGCGCAAACTCTGGGAAGAGGTGTTAGATGACCCCCACTGCAACAGTCGGGAATACCTGCTGGAACGGGCCAAGAGGATACTTGAAAGAGATGATGCCGGCCGCGGCGCTGGATAA